From the genome of Bacteroides sp. MSB163, one region includes:
- a CDS encoding FAD-dependent oxidoreductase, producing MKYIIIGGVAGGATAAARLRRVDEKSDILLFEKGKYISYANCGLPYYIGGVIAEREKLLVQTPASFGQRFRIDVRVENEVIAIHPKDKTITVRTADGREYEETYDKLLLSPGATPVRPPLEGIDSEGIFTLRNVEDTDHIKSYLTENSVKRAVVVGAGFIGLEMAENLHHAGVAVSVVEMGNQVMAPIDFSMAAPIHQHLIQKGVSLYLEEGVTHFQRTKQGITVFLKSGKTIPADMVLLSIGVRPATALAKQAGLKIGEAGGIWVNEYLETSAKDIYAVGDAIEYPHPLTGKPWLNYLANPANRQGRIVADNMVFGNKVVYEGAIGTSIAKVFDMTVASTGLAAKRLKQWEMEYQSSVTHSSSHAGYYPDALPLTLKLTFHPVTGKLYGAQGIGYEGVDKRIDQIAGLIKRGGTVYDLMETEHTYAPPFSSAKDPIAIAGYVASNIISGAMPVVTWREQVQHKNEVMLIDTRTAEEFSFGSIPGAINIPLDDLRERMFEVPTDKPVVLFCAVGLRGYLAQRILMGNGYKNVRNLSGGYKLYSAAVAPVPVPSIANASVDARVTFGSTETSGTVVQSDSILSAGGSSKEPLKINACGLQCPGPIMQVKKAMDTLEPGEQVEIVATDAGFARDASAWCDTTGNRLVGSHEDKGRYTVVIEKGNSDMVCPSSTGTVATGRGKTLILFSDDLDKALATFVLANGAAATGQKVTVFFTFWGLNVLKKMQKPKVKKDVFGRMFGMMLPSSSLKLKLSQMNMFGMGSRMMRFLMKRKGVDSLESLRSQALAQGVEFIACQMSMDMMGICREELLDEVTIGGVATYMERADKANVNLFI from the coding sequence ATGAAGTATATAATTATTGGAGGTGTTGCCGGGGGAGCTACGGCGGCGGCACGTTTAAGAAGAGTTGATGAGAAATCTGATATTCTTTTATTTGAGAAAGGGAAATACATTTCGTATGCAAATTGCGGTTTGCCTTATTATATAGGTGGTGTCATTGCAGAGCGTGAGAAATTGTTGGTGCAAACGCCGGCTTCTTTCGGTCAACGCTTTCGTATAGATGTACGTGTGGAGAATGAAGTTATTGCTATTCATCCTAAAGATAAAACGATTACTGTTCGCACTGCAGACGGTCGCGAATATGAAGAAACCTATGATAAACTTTTGTTGTCTCCGGGTGCCACACCTGTTCGACCACCACTGGAAGGTATTGATTCTGAAGGAATTTTCACTCTCCGTAATGTTGAAGATACCGATCATATAAAGTCTTATCTTACGGAAAATTCCGTAAAACGTGCGGTTGTAGTAGGTGCGGGCTTTATTGGACTGGAGATGGCGGAGAATTTGCATCATGCCGGAGTTGCCGTATCTGTTGTGGAAATGGGTAATCAAGTGATGGCGCCTATTGATTTTTCGATGGCTGCACCTATTCATCAGCATTTGATACAGAAAGGTGTTTCACTCTATCTGGAAGAAGGAGTCACCCATTTTCAGCGTACGAAGCAAGGCATTACCGTCTTTTTGAAAAGTGGAAAAACGATTCCGGCAGATATGGTATTGCTTTCTATCGGAGTACGCCCGGCAACGGCTTTGGCTAAACAAGCCGGGCTGAAGATAGGTGAAGCAGGTGGTATCTGGGTAAATGAATATCTGGAAACTTCTGCAAAAGATATTTATGCTGTAGGGGATGCCATTGAATATCCACATCCATTGACCGGGAAACCATGGCTGAACTATCTGGCAAATCCTGCGAATCGTCAGGGACGTATTGTGGCCGACAATATGGTATTTGGTAATAAGGTTGTTTACGAAGGTGCTATCGGTACTTCCATCGCAAAAGTATTTGATATGACGGTTGCTTCTACGGGACTTGCAGCTAAACGTCTGAAGCAATGGGAAATGGAATACCAAAGTTCTGTTACTCATTCGTCTTCTCATGCAGGGTACTATCCGGATGCATTGCCCTTGACTTTAAAATTAACATTTCATCCTGTTACGGGAAAATTATATGGCGCGCAGGGTATTGGTTATGAGGGCGTGGACAAACGCATTGACCAGATTGCCGGCTTGATCAAACGTGGTGGAACGGTATATGACTTGATGGAAACGGAACATACTTATGCCCCTCCGTTTTCTTCTGCAAAAGATCCTATTGCTATTGCCGGATATGTTGCTTCTAATATTATCAGTGGTGCAATGCCTGTCGTAACTTGGCGAGAACAGGTACAGCATAAGAATGAAGTAATGTTAATAGATACCCGTACGGCTGAAGAATTTTCTTTTGGATCTATTCCGGGAGCAATTAATATTCCGTTGGATGATTTAAGAGAGCGTATGTTTGAAGTTCCTACTGACAAGCCGGTTGTATTGTTTTGTGCTGTGGGTTTGCGTGGATATCTGGCACAACGTATTCTGATGGGAAATGGATATAAGAATGTGCGTAATCTTTCGGGAGGGTATAAACTGTATTCTGCTGCGGTTGCTCCGGTACCGGTACCTTCTATAGCGAATGCTTCAGTTGATGCTCGCGTAACTTTTGGCTCTACTGAAACCTCGGGAACTGTTGTGCAATCTGATTCTATATTATCAGCTGGAGGTTCATCTAAAGAACCATTGAAAATCAATGCCTGTGGTTTACAATGTCCGGGACCTATCATGCAAGTGAAGAAGGCAATGGATACTCTTGAACCGGGAGAACAGGTGGAGATTGTGGCAACTGATGCCGGATTTGCACGTGATGCTTCTGCCTGGTGTGATACGACGGGTAATCGTTTGGTGGGAAGCCATGAGGATAAAGGACGCTATACGGTAGTGATAGAAAAAGGTAATTCGGATATGGTCTGTCCTTCTTCCACCGGAACTGTAGCAACGGGTAGGGGAAAAACATTGATTCTTTTTAGTGATGATTTGGATAAAGCTTTAGCTACTTTTGTATTGGCAAACGGGGCTGCGGCAACCGGGCAAAAAGTTACGGTATTCTTCACTTTCTGGGGATTAAATGTTTTGAAAAAAATGCAAAAACCGAAAGTAAAGAAAGATGTTTTCGGCAGGATGTTCGGTATGATGCTTCCTTCCAGTTCTTTGAAACTGAAATTGTCTCAGATGAATATGTTTGGTATGGGAAGTCGCATGATGCGCTTTTTAATGAAGCGTAAAGGGGTAGATTCTTTGGAATCACTTCGTTCGCAGGCGCTTGCCCAAGGAGTAGAATTTATAGCTTGTCAGATGTCTATGGACATGATGGGAATCTGTCGTGAAGAGTTGTTAGATGAGGTAACTATCGGTGGTGTTGCAACTTATATGGAGCGCGCAGATAAAGCCAATGTCAACCTTTTTATATAG
- a CDS encoding MarR family winged helix-turn-helix transcriptional regulator, whose product MEDLCKIRDVYRAIAEFETQFMQQYNLSLNEGMLLCTLLNTPRLTSGEIAEALGLTCSNTSKLIRSVEEKKLIARIIGKVDKRQMHFSLTTEGKEQITAIKSTTHEMPELLQQIVGLLEK is encoded by the coding sequence ATGGAAGACTTATGTAAAATACGTGATGTTTACCGGGCGATAGCTGAGTTTGAAACCCAATTTATGCAGCAATACAATCTTTCGCTGAATGAAGGAATGTTGCTCTGTACACTTCTGAATACTCCCCGGCTTACTTCCGGGGAAATAGCAGAAGCCTTGGGATTAACTTGTTCTAATACTTCCAAGTTGATACGTTCTGTCGAAGAAAAGAAGTTAATAGCCCGTATTATTGGTAAAGTGGATAAGCGCCAAATGCATTTTTCATTGACTACAGAAGGAAAAGAACAAATCACCGCGATCAAAAGTACTACTCATGAGATGCCTGAACTCTTACAGCAAATAGTGGGTTTGCTGGAAAAATAG
- a CDS encoding bifunctional fucokinase/fucose-1-phosphate guanylyltransferase, with protein MQKLLSLPPNLVSAFYELENVDRTEWFCTSDPVGMKLGSGGGTTWLLREWYRNQQTEHSTEKRILLHAGGQSRRLPGYAPSGKILTPIPVFRWARGQKLGQNLLSLQVPLYEKIMERAPEKLRTLIASGDVYIRVEKPLQDIPDADVVCYGLWVDPVLAIHHGVFVSDRKQPEALDFMLQKPSLQELENLSKTHLFLMDIGIWLLSDRAVELLMKRSQKDGPDSDVKYYDLYSDFGLSLGNHPRIIDDELNRLSVAILPLPGGEFYHYGTSRELLSSTVTLQNRVYDQRQIMHRKVKPNPAIFVQNAEVGISLSSNNDNLWIENSFVGTSWKIGSRQIITGVPENDWTLELPDGVCIDIVPLAKKHWVVRPYGFDDVSKGDIRDEKTLYLGISFPNWLAERGLTPDDVTGRKDDLQAAGIFPVVESVEQMGKVLRWMTSEPELTEGKEIWLNSQRLSADEISAKADLRQLYAQRESFRKGNWELLARNYEKSVFYQLDLADVAEDFHCLKIDKPDVLPADAPQMQRIHNRMLRAQIDKLNGKDFQNDEKEAFGLLREGLLSDLYEKKSSPYLNVYSDQIVWGRSPVRIDVAGGWTDTPPYSLFAGGNVVNLAIELNGQPPLQVYVKPCKEYRVVLRSIDMGAMEVVNTFEELQDYCKIGSPFSIPKAALTLAGFGPAFSEVVYPSLEKQLQAFGTGIEITLLSAIPAGSGLGTSSILASTVLGSLSDFCGLMWDKNEICRRTLALEQLLTTGGGWQDQYGGVLQGIKLLQTETGFVQNPLIHWLPEHLFTHPEYRDCHLLYYTGITRTAKGILAEIVRSMFLNSSAHLAILENMKAHALDMAETIQRNDFETYGALIGKTWVQNKALDCGTNPSAVEEIINKIKDYTLGYKLPGAGGGGYLYMVAKDPQAALRIREILTQDVPNPRARFVEMALSGTGFQVSRS; from the coding sequence ATGCAAAAATTATTATCCTTGCCGCCTAATCTTGTGTCGGCATTCTATGAATTGGAAAATGTAGACCGTACGGAATGGTTTTGCACATCTGATCCTGTAGGGATGAAACTGGGATCGGGTGGAGGAACCACTTGGCTTCTGCGGGAATGGTATAGAAACCAACAAACAGAACACTCAACAGAGAAACGTATTCTGCTGCATGCCGGTGGACAAAGTCGCCGCCTCCCTGGATACGCTCCCTCCGGGAAAATATTAACTCCAATACCTGTATTTCGCTGGGCACGTGGACAGAAGTTGGGACAGAATTTATTGTCTTTGCAAGTTCCACTTTATGAGAAAATCATGGAACGGGCACCGGAAAAACTGCGTACTTTGATTGCGAGTGGAGATGTGTATATTCGTGTTGAGAAACCTTTGCAGGACATACCGGATGCGGATGTGGTATGTTACGGACTTTGGGTAGATCCGGTATTAGCGATACATCATGGAGTGTTTGTTTCTGACCGGAAACAACCGGAAGCATTGGATTTTATGTTGCAGAAACCGTCATTGCAGGAGTTGGAGAATCTTTCCAAGACTCATCTCTTCCTGATGGATATAGGAATCTGGTTACTGAGTGATCGGGCTGTAGAGCTATTGATGAAGCGTTCGCAGAAAGATGGTCCGGATTCTGATGTAAAGTACTATGACTTGTATTCAGATTTCGGCTTATCCCTTGGTAATCATCCACGCATTATTGATGATGAGTTGAATAGGCTGTCTGTAGCTATATTGCCATTACCCGGTGGAGAATTCTACCACTACGGTACGAGTCGTGAACTACTTTCCTCAACTGTTACTTTGCAAAATAGAGTGTACGATCAGCGTCAGATCATGCACCGGAAAGTAAAGCCCAATCCTGCAATATTTGTACAGAATGCAGAAGTAGGTATCTCTCTTTCTTCCAATAATGATAACCTTTGGATTGAAAATAGCTTTGTCGGTACATCATGGAAGATAGGTTCCCGGCAAATCATTACGGGAGTACCGGAAAATGACTGGACGTTAGAATTACCGGATGGAGTTTGTATAGATATTGTGCCTCTTGCAAAGAAGCATTGGGTAGTTCGTCCGTATGGTTTCGATGATGTATCTAAAGGAGATATCCGGGATGAAAAGACTTTGTATCTGGGGATTTCCTTCCCTAATTGGTTAGCGGAGCGTGGACTGACTCCAGATGATGTAACTGGAAGAAAAGATGACTTACAGGCTGCCGGAATCTTCCCTGTGGTAGAAAGTGTTGAGCAGATGGGCAAAGTACTTCGCTGGATGACTTCGGAGCCGGAATTGACAGAAGGTAAGGAAATCTGGCTGAACAGTCAACGTCTTTCTGCCGATGAAATCTCAGCGAAAGCTGATTTACGTCAATTATATGCCCAGCGCGAGAGTTTCCGGAAAGGTAATTGGGAGTTGCTGGCACGCAATTATGAAAAGAGTGTCTTCTATCAGTTGGATTTGGCTGATGTTGCCGAGGATTTCCATTGTTTGAAGATAGATAAACCGGATGTGTTACCGGCTGATGCACCTCAGATGCAGCGTATTCATAATCGGATGCTTCGGGCTCAGATAGATAAACTGAACGGAAAAGACTTTCAGAATGATGAAAAAGAGGCTTTTGGATTACTGCGCGAAGGATTACTTTCTGATTTGTATGAAAAGAAAAGCAGCCCATATCTGAATGTATACAGCGATCAGATTGTTTGGGGGCGCAGTCCCGTACGTATTGATGTTGCAGGTGGTTGGACGGATACTCCGCCATATTCTCTTTTTGCCGGTGGAAATGTAGTGAATCTGGCGATTGAACTGAATGGACAACCTCCTTTGCAGGTTTATGTGAAACCTTGCAAAGAATATCGCGTTGTGTTGCGTTCTATTGATATGGGAGCAATGGAAGTAGTGAATACATTCGAGGAATTGCAGGATTACTGTAAGATAGGTTCTCCTTTCTCTATTCCGAAAGCAGCGTTGACATTGGCTGGTTTTGGTCCGGCGTTTTCAGAAGTGGTTTATCCTTCGTTGGAGAAACAGTTGCAGGCATTCGGCACAGGTATAGAGATTACTTTATTGTCTGCTATTCCTGCAGGCTCGGGCTTGGGAACCAGTTCTATATTAGCTTCTACGGTTTTAGGTTCTTTGAGCGATTTCTGTGGCTTGATGTGGGATAAGAATGAAATATGCCGTCGTACACTTGCTCTGGAACAGTTACTGACAACGGGTGGTGGTTGGCAAGATCAGTATGGCGGAGTGCTACAAGGCATCAAACTGTTGCAAACAGAAACCGGGTTTGTACAGAATCCGTTAATACACTGGTTGCCTGAACATCTTTTTACGCATCCTGAATATCGTGACTGCCATCTATTATATTATACGGGAATTACACGTACTGCTAAAGGTATCCTGGCAGAGATTGTGCGCTCCATGTTCCTAAATTCATCTGCGCATTTGGCTATATTGGAAAATATGAAAGCGCATGCATTGGATATGGCAGAAACCATTCAAAGGAACGACTTTGAAACCTATGGCGCATTGATTGGTAAAACGTGGGTGCAGAACAAAGCTCTGGATTGTGGTACTAATCCTTCGGCGGTAGAAGAAATTATCAATAAGATTAAGGACTACACACTGGGATATAAACTGCCGGGTGCAGGTGGGGGAGGTTACTTGTATATGGTGGCGAAAGATCCACAGGCTGCATTGCGCATCCGGGAGATACTGACGCAGGATGTACCGAACCCTCGCGCGCGATTTGTAGAAATGGCGTTGTCGGGAACAGGATTTCAGGTGTCAAGGTCGTAA
- the rlmH gene encoding 23S rRNA (pseudouridine(1915)-N(3))-methyltransferase RlmH, translated as MKTTLLVVGRTVEQHFITAINDYVQRTKRYLSFEMEVIPELKNTKSLSMEVQKEKEGELICKAFQPGDVIVLLDKGGKEMRSIEFADYMKRKMNTVNKRLVFVIGGPYGFSPKVYQAAHEKMSLSKMTFSHQMVRLIFVEQLYRAMNILAGGPYHHE; from the coding sequence ATGAAAACAACATTACTCGTCGTAGGAAGAACTGTAGAACAGCACTTTATAACTGCCATTAATGACTATGTACAGCGTACCAAACGCTACTTATCCTTCGAAATGGAAGTTATCCCGGAATTGAAGAATACAAAAAGTCTTTCTATGGAAGTGCAGAAAGAAAAAGAAGGGGAATTGATATGCAAGGCATTCCAGCCGGGCGACGTGATTGTATTGCTGGACAAAGGGGGAAAAGAAATGCGCTCCATAGAGTTCGCAGACTATATGAAGCGCAAGATGAACACCGTAAATAAACGGCTTGTATTTGTTATCGGCGGACCGTATGGTTTCTCACCCAAAGTATATCAGGCAGCACATGAGAAAATGTCCCTTTCTAAAATGACCTTTTCACATCAGATGGTGAGGCTTATTTTCGTGGAACAACTGTATCGTGCCATGAATATACTTGCAGGTGGCCCCTATCATCACGAATAA
- a CDS encoding DUF4783 domain-containing protein, with product MKKRVVLLLTCLFLWVSSIFAQDVPVGVVVAFKKGNSQELNRYLGDKVDLIIHNRTTNADKQTAEGTMANFFAENKVSSFNVNHEGKRDESSFIIGTLGTANGNFRVNCFFRKVQNKYVIHQIRIDKTNE from the coding sequence ATGAAAAAACGAGTAGTTTTATTGTTGACCTGCCTCTTCTTATGGGTGTCCTCGATCTTTGCTCAGGACGTACCTGTGGGGGTGGTTGTGGCCTTCAAGAAGGGAAACTCTCAGGAACTAAACAGGTATCTGGGTGATAAGGTGGATCTGATTATCCATAATCGCACGACCAATGCTGACAAGCAAACGGCAGAAGGAACTATGGCTAATTTTTTTGCCGAGAACAAAGTCAGTAGCTTCAATGTGAATCACGAAGGAAAGCGGGATGAATCAAGTTTCATCATCGGCACTTTGGGAACCGCAAATGGAAACTTTCGAGTGAATTGTTTCTTCAGAAAAGTACAGAACAAATATGTTATACATCAAATAAGAATAGATAAAACGAATGAATAA
- the nadC gene encoding carboxylating nicotinate-nucleotide diphosphorylase, giving the protein MNKEEELIDRLIDLAFAEDIGDGDHTTLSCIPATAMGKSKLLIKEPGILAGIEVAKEVFRRFDPTMKVEVFINDGAEVKPGDIAMVVEGKVQSLLQTERLMLNIMQRMSGIATMTHKYAEKLKGTNTRVLDTRKTTPGMRILEKMAVKIGGGVNHRIGLFDMILLKDNHVDFAGGIDKAINRAKEYCKEKGKDLKIEIEVRNFDELQQVLDLGGVDRIMFDNFTPEMTKKAVDMVAGRYETESSGGITFDTLRDYAECGVDFISVGALTHSVKGLDMSFKAC; this is encoded by the coding sequence ATGAATAAGGAAGAAGAACTGATTGACAGGCTGATAGATCTCGCCTTTGCAGAAGATATAGGTGACGGAGATCATACCACCCTTTCGTGTATTCCCGCTACGGCGATGGGTAAATCCAAACTTTTGATTAAAGAGCCGGGGATTCTGGCTGGTATCGAAGTTGCCAAAGAAGTGTTCCGTCGTTTCGACCCTACTATGAAGGTAGAAGTCTTCATCAATGATGGAGCTGAGGTGAAGCCGGGTGATATAGCAATGGTAGTGGAAGGCAAGGTGCAGTCTCTGTTGCAGACAGAACGTCTGATGCTGAACATTATGCAACGCATGAGTGGCATTGCTACCATGACGCATAAATATGCCGAGAAACTGAAAGGTACGAATACGCGTGTGCTCGATACCCGTAAGACTACTCCCGGTATGCGTATTCTTGAGAAGATGGCTGTAAAGATTGGCGGTGGTGTAAATCATCGTATCGGACTGTTCGACATGATTTTGCTGAAAGACAATCATGTGGATTTTGCCGGAGGCATTGATAAGGCTATTAATCGCGCCAAGGAATATTGCAAGGAAAAAGGTAAAGACCTCAAGATAGAGATTGAAGTACGTAACTTCGACGAGTTGCAGCAAGTACTCGATCTCGGCGGTGTAGACCGAATCATGTTCGACAACTTCACACCCGAAATGACAAAGAAGGCTGTGGATATGGTAGCAGGCCGTTATGAAACCGAATCTTCAGGCGGAATAACGTTTGATACACTGCGCGACTATGCCGAATGTGGCGTGGACTTTATCTCTGTAGGTGCTCTGACCCATTCTGTAAAAGGATTGGATATGAGTTTTAAAGCATGTTGA
- a CDS encoding RNA polymerase sigma factor — protein sequence MENEIELIEGCRAGKDSARKELYTLYSKQMLAVCYRYTGDEDAAHDVLHDGFIKIFTHFTFRGECALATWVTRVMVTQAIDYLRKQKRITQLVVNEEQLPDIPDEASIADSGSRLSEQQLMAFVAELPDGCRTVFNLYVFEEKSHKEIAEMLGIKVHSSTSQLHRAKNLLAKRIKEYTEYERK from the coding sequence TTGGAAAATGAAATAGAACTGATAGAGGGCTGCCGGGCAGGAAAGGATTCCGCACGTAAGGAATTGTATACCCTTTATTCCAAGCAGATGCTTGCGGTATGCTACCGCTATACGGGCGATGAAGATGCCGCGCATGACGTACTGCACGATGGGTTTATCAAAATCTTCACCCATTTCACTTTCCGGGGCGAATGTGCACTGGCAACGTGGGTGACAAGAGTAATGGTGACACAGGCAATAGATTATCTGCGAAAGCAGAAACGCATCACCCAGCTGGTGGTGAACGAGGAACAATTGCCCGACATACCCGACGAGGCAAGTATAGCCGACAGTGGTAGCCGCCTCTCTGAACAGCAGTTGATGGCATTTGTGGCAGAATTACCCGATGGATGCCGAACCGTTTTCAACTTGTACGTGTTTGAAGAGAAATCGCACAAGGAGATAGCGGAAATGCTTGGGATTAAAGTACATTCATCCACCTCGCAACTGCATCGCGCCAAAAATTTGTTAGCAAAAAGAATTAAAGAATATACAGAGTATGAAAGGAAATGA
- a CDS encoding outer membrane beta-barrel protein, giving the protein MKGNDEITGLFRSRLSGAEMTVRDGFWEELKGDLPRVEADATNTFAATKRSVLTPRFYRVAAAASVVLVLGAASAAFWYFSPKDEIQEAFTKVATLTPEGNLNGDVVQEKFPSIHETKPTAQNPGHKNPVPVSSGGILAANGDDEETVSVTVSITISQRVYGNHHQGNGMYGQTASSRNENNHRATATDPAVTNTEFGSASDKALPITNAGGSAKKWAFKAGIGTALPKGDFGMPFTAGVSAERRLNKHFSLEAGLQYNRLDGDHTIHTLAVPVKLNAVLASNSKVDFYATLGGAAEKCIAGAGDNGFGAEPIQLSIAAGLGVRYKLNDRIALFAEPTVSHHFDTDSQTKTLRTERPTNLNLLCGVRMTY; this is encoded by the coding sequence ATGAAAGGAAATGATGAAATAACCGGTTTGTTCCGCAGTCGCCTCTCTGGTGCAGAGATGACGGTGCGGGATGGCTTTTGGGAGGAGCTGAAAGGCGACCTGCCAAGAGTTGAAGCCGATGCAACCAATACTTTTGCAGCTACTAAACGTTCCGTTCTTACTCCACGCTTCTACCGGGTGGCTGCGGCTGCTTCTGTAGTATTAGTGCTTGGAGCTGCTTCCGCTGCATTCTGGTACTTCTCTCCGAAAGATGAAATTCAGGAAGCATTCACCAAGGTGGCTACGCTGACACCGGAAGGTAACCTGAACGGAGATGTGGTGCAGGAAAAGTTCCCCTCTATTCATGAGACTAAACCTACAGCGCAAAATCCTGGTCATAAGAATCCTGTACCAGTATCATCCGGAGGCATACTTGCTGCGAATGGCGATGATGAAGAGACTGTATCAGTCACTGTCTCCATTACAATTTCCCAACGCGTATATGGCAATCACCACCAAGGTAACGGAATGTATGGCCAAACAGCTTCATCAAGGAATGAAAATAATCATCGTGCCACAGCTACTGATCCTGCAGTTACAAATACAGAGTTTGGTTCAGCTTCCGATAAGGCGCTTCCCATTACCAATGCGGGTGGTTCTGCTAAAAAATGGGCTTTCAAGGCAGGTATAGGTACAGCGTTGCCAAAGGGAGACTTCGGGATGCCGTTCACCGCAGGAGTTTCAGCTGAACGTCGTTTGAATAAACATTTTTCTCTGGAGGCAGGTTTGCAATACAACCGTCTTGACGGAGACCATACGATACACACACTGGCTGTTCCGGTAAAACTGAATGCGGTGCTGGCGAGCAATTCTAAAGTAGACTTTTATGCTACATTGGGTGGTGCTGCCGAGAAATGCATAGCTGGAGCCGGGGACAATGGTTTTGGAGCAGAGCCTATACAACTTTCCATTGCAGCAGGTCTGGGAGTCCGTTATAAGTTGAACGACCGGATTGCTCTGTTTGCAGAGCCTACGGTATCTCATCATTTTGATACGGATTCGCAAACAAAAACGCTGCGAACGGAGCGTCCAACGAACCTTAATCTACTTTGCGGTGTTCGTATGACATATTAA
- a CDS encoding DUF4943 family protein yields the protein MKAISNIRAVMAILIFFFSLSFVSCTEETLDYNNPDVDLFVKQLKAGKYSVESPEGLNTIPRFTVDDIGDLLKYAEDLTVIPSFPLAPVSYSAGGKLRLGECILWTVETIRLGQNASMGCKMVHVDAENYEGIYFLSDDEVLDASARYRRWWENRKYPRTMWTIDPCYDEPLCGSGYMWW from the coding sequence ATGAAAGCAATTTCTAATATACGTGCCGTAATGGCCATTTTGATATTCTTCTTTTCTCTTTCTTTTGTATCATGTACGGAAGAGACATTGGACTACAATAATCCTGACGTGGATTTATTCGTCAAGCAACTAAAAGCTGGAAAATACTCTGTCGAAAGTCCGGAAGGTCTGAACACTATTCCCCGGTTTACTGTTGATGACATAGGGGACTTGTTGAAGTATGCCGAAGATTTAACGGTAATCCCTTCTTTCCCGTTGGCTCCGGTTTCTTATTCCGCAGGTGGCAAGCTTCGTTTAGGTGAGTGTATTTTGTGGACAGTAGAAACAATCCGTCTGGGGCAGAATGCTTCGATGGGGTGCAAAATGGTACATGTGGATGCAGAGAATTACGAAGGCATTTACTTCTTATCGGATGATGAAGTTCTGGATGCTTCCGCCCGTTATCGCCGCTGGTGGGAAAACCGCAAATACCCCCGTACGATGTGGACCATAGATCCTTGTTATGATGAACCGCTTTGTGGAAGCGGATATATGTGGTGGTAA
- a CDS encoding DUF4858 domain-containing protein — protein sequence MRKYCIIIGLLLVVVLPVCAQNWTPQDSLRLRRLLDGEGEIKLNPEVLKEMGVQTPLGKQQISMEKQWLDFNTTLPEIPNTPKKKVVLTLRPYTATTKYNWDPVYQKKIKIDKDTWRGDPFYELKILRIYSDWAKTPLEKGLRKSIDEIEATGMRYRVTERANNMAVGSWQGASGGGIGGLDLMAPFTKDFWNVKGRKRRARTLEVLRAYGDSVTVRGKEPVKTIKN from the coding sequence ATGAGAAAATATTGCATTATAATCGGACTGCTTTTAGTAGTAGTCCTTCCCGTTTGCGCCCAGAACTGGACACCTCAGGACTCTCTGCGATTGCGCCGTCTGCTGGATGGAGAAGGAGAGATTAAGCTGAATCCGGAAGTTCTGAAAGAGATGGGAGTACAGACACCTCTGGGCAAACAGCAGATATCGATGGAGAAACAATGGCTGGATTTCAACACAACACTTCCCGAAATACCAAATACACCGAAGAAGAAAGTTGTTCTTACCTTGCGCCCGTATACTGCAACTACGAAGTACAATTGGGACCCGGTGTATCAGAAGAAGATTAAAATAGATAAGGACACGTGGCGTGGGGATCCTTTCTATGAACTTAAAATACTTCGTATTTATTCCGATTGGGCTAAGACTCCTTTAGAAAAAGGTCTCCGGAAAAGTATAGATGAAATAGAAGCAACCGGAATGCGTTACCGGGTGACGGAACGGGCAAACAATATGGCTGTGGGCAGTTGGCAAGGGGCCAGTGGCGGAGGTATAGGCGGGTTAGATTTAATGGCACCTTTTACAAAAGATTTCTGGAACGTTAAGGGACGTAAGCGCCGTGCCCGTACGCTGGAAGTGTTGCGTGCATACGGGGACTCGGTAACGGTGCGGGGTAAAGAACCTGTCAAGACGATTAAGAATTAA